A region of the Vibrio chagasii genome:
CAGTCACGCTTGATGAGCACATGCACACCTCAGAAAATTATGAAGTTCTGCTTGCGAATGGTTTTCGTCGCAGCGGCGCTACTATCTATAAGCCACATTGCGATAATTGTTCAGCATGTCAGGCGATTCGCCTTTCAATCCCCGACGTAAAGTTTTCCAAAAGTCAGCGAAGAATTCTCAACAAGGCGAAGTCCTTTCGTTGGGAGCTCAAAGATAAAATGGATGAAAACTGGTTTGATTTATATAGCCGTTATATCACCACGCGTCATCGTTCAGGCACGATGTACCCACCTAAAAAAGAAGAGTTTCTGCAATTTTCTCAAAATGAGTGGTTAACCACTAAGTTCATGCATATTTACAACGAGACCGACCTCGTTGGCATAGCTGTTACCGATGTGATGTCTCACTGTACCAGTGCGTTTTATACCTTTTTCGATCCAGATATCGATATATCCATGGGCACTCTCGGCGTTTTGTTCCAAATCCAACATGCTCAGAAAGAACACAAACAGTGGCTATATTTGGGTTATCAAATCGATGAATGCCCTGCTATGAACTATAAAGTACGATTTCAACGTCATCAAAGGCTAGTAAATCAGCGGTGGCAAGGGTAGAATACGCCACAACTTTACATATTTTGATTTTGACGGCACAATCAAGCCGTTGAAAACCGCCAAGTTTCGAAAGAGGATTAGATGGCTAAAGAAGACGTAATCGAGATGCAAGGCACTGTCCTTGATACTCTACCAAACACAATGTTCCGTGTTGAGCTTGAAAACGGTCACGTAGTGACAGCACACATCTCTGGTAAAATGCGTAAGAACTACATCCGTATTCTTACTGGTGATAAAGTAACTGTTGAGATGACTCCATACGACCTTTCTAAAGGCCGCATCGTCTTCCGTGCTCGTTAATTTTTAATTATCGAATACGATAAGAAACGGAGCTTAATGCTCCGTTTTTTATTGCCTACCGTTTGCCACTTTGTCTTAACCCCTTTTCTTCGTATCTCGTATCTCGTATCTCGTATCTCGTATCTTCAAAACATAAAAAAAACGCACAACCTAAGTCATGCGTTTTATGCCTATGCTATAGAGCTATCTGCCTCTTTGTTAGTGCATCACTTCTTCTTTAGCACCAACATAGACAAAATGAAGTTCGTCTTTTTTAAGTGTTACTTTAACCGTACCACCATCAACTAAGCTACCGAACAACAGTTCATTCGCAAGAGGCTTCTTAAGCTTCTCTTGAATCACACGCCCCATTGGACGAGCGCCCATTGTCTTGTCATAGCCTTTGTCTGCTAACCAGTGACGAGCATCTTCAGAAACCTCTAGAGATACGCCACGAGCATCCAGCTGAACCTGAAGCTCAACAATGAACTTGTCGACAACTTGGCTAATCACACTTGGGTCAAGACTATTGAACCAAATGATGTTATCAAGACGGTTACGGAACTCAGGAGTAAAGACTTTCTTAATTTCGCCCATCGCATCTGGTGCGTGATCTTGTTGGATCAGGCCGATCGATTTCTTCTCTGTCTCAGCCACACCCGCGTTAGTCGTCATCACAAGGATCACGTTACGGAAATCCGCTTTACGACCGTTGTTATCCGTTAGCGTACCGTTATCCATCACCTGAAGTAATAGGTTGAAGATATCAGGGTGAGCTTTCTCGATCTCATCAAGCAGTACAACCGAGTGCGGATTTTTAATAACCGCATCCGTTAGCAGACCGCCTTGATCGTATCCAACATAACCAGGAGGAGCACCAATTAAGCGACTCACTGAGTGACGCTCACCGTACTCAGACATATCAAAGCGCAGTAGCTCAATACCCATTAGCTTAGATAGTTGAACCGTCACCTCAGTTTTACCTACACCTGTAGGGCCTGCAAATAGAAATGAACCAACAGGTTTATTGTCAGCACCAAGTCCTGCACGCGTTAGCTTGATCGCTTCGCTCAATACGTCGATAGCTGAGTCTTGTCCGAACACCAACATTTTCATGCGGTCGTCCAGCTTTTGCAGCGTATCTTTGTCTGAAGACGATACTGACTTCTCTGGAATACGAGCCATTTTCGCAACCATTGACTCAATGTCCGCTACGCTAACTGTCTTCTTACGACGGCTTGCTGGAGCTAACCGACTACGAGCACCCGCTTCATCAATAACATCGATCGCCTTATCAGGAAGGTGACGTTCGTTAATGTATTTCGCAGACAACTCCACAGCCGCACGTAACGCCTTGTTGGTGTAACGTACTTCGTGGTGCGCTTCATATTTTGGCTTCAAGCCAATCAGAATCTTAGTCGTATCATCTAATGAAGGCTCAACAATATCGATTTTTTGGAAACGACGAGATAGCGCGCGCTCCTTCTCAAAAATACTGCTGTATTCTTGGTAGGTCGTAGAACCGATACAACGCAACTTACCACTGCTTAATAGTGGCTTGATTAGGTTAGCCGCATCTACCTGACCACCCGATGCTGCGCCCGCACCAATAATGGTATGGATTTCATCGATGAACAGAATTGCGTCTTCTTCTTTCTCTAGTTGCTTAAGAATCGCTTTAAAACGTTTCTCAAAATCACCACGATACTTAGTACCTGCAAGCAGTGAACCAATATCTAGAGAGTAAATTACGCTACTCTGAATAATTTCAGGCACTTGTCCTTCAACGATACGCCATGCAAGACCTTCAGCAATAGCCGTTTTACCTACACCCGCTTCACCAACGAGTAGAGGGTTGTTTTTACGACGACGACATAGGACTTGAATAGTTCGCTCAAGCTCTTTATCACGGCCGATTAGTGGATCAATGTTACCTTGCTTAGCAACTTCATTTAAGTTGGTCGCAAAGTTTTCTAAACGGTCTTCTGAATTAGCTTCTTCGGCATTCTCTGCACCACCAAATGAGTCTGATGATGAAGCACTATCGCCTTCATTACTGGCTTTAGTAATACCGTGTGAGATGAAGTTAACGATATCTAAACGGCTAATGTCGTTTTTCTTAAGGAGATACGCTGCGTGAGATTCTTGCTCACTGAAAATAGCAACAAGCACATTAGCACCTGTTACTTCACTGCGACCCGAAGATTGGACATGAAAAACAGCACGTTGAAGTACTCGTTGGAAACTCAACGTAGGTTGGGTCTCACGAGTTTCATCACTTTCTGGGATAAGTGGGGTCGTTTGATCAATAAAAATATCGAGCTCGTTGCGAAGAGCATCGAGATCAGCCTGACAAGCTTGGAGCGCTTCCTTGGCCGCATCATTTTCTAATAATGCTAGTAGGAGGTGTTCGACAGTCATAAATTCATGTCGCTTGTCTCGCGCACGAGCAAATGCGCCATTTAAACTCGACTCTAATTCTTTATTTAGCATAAGTACCTCCTAAGGGAACAACAGTGTTGTTCGAGCAATTTATACTTGCTCCATTGTACATAGTAGCGGATGCTCATTTTCCTTTGAGTACATCGTGACTTGCGCTACTTTTGTTTCCGCTATTTCAGCACTGTATGTGCCGCATATAGCTTTACCTTCATAATGAACCTTGAGCATCACTTCCGTTGCTTTTTCGATATCTAGTGAGAAGAATCGCTCTAGGATCTCGATTACAAAGTCCATTGGCGTGTAGTCATCGTTATTCAGTACGACGTTATACATTGCCGGTGGCTTTACTTTTGTCGCTTCTTTCTCCAGTAAATCTGAGCCTGGAGATGCCCATTCAAAGTTTCTGCTCATATCGCTTTGCTAAGGGTTATTTTTCGGAAGTGGTGAATGTTTGTGTAACTTAAATTTACCACATTCACGCTTTACGGTGTACTAAGAAACCGCACCGAGAAACAGTACCAAAAAATATTCCTCTATACTGAGCCTAATCCACCATTTCCATCGCTGCAAATAAAAGATCTCGATTCACAGGATTAACATATGTGATTGATTAAAAAGACGCCATAACTATTGACGATAACGATACGAAATGCTCTAAGTTACTATTTAGTTAATAGTTTGTGGAAAATCTCAAGTGTGATTTGTTATTAAAATTGATCACTTTTATACCAATTTACTATTGACTGTGCTCAATCATTAGCTACATTGGAGCTAAAAGGTTTTTCTAATACAGTTTCATAACACGCTTGAAAATTTAACAATAAGGAATAATTACGCAGGGCAGCGTTAATTTCCGTAAGCAATGTCTGAAATTCAAACTGCCAACTGAACAACTTTGGTTGGTGGGAATGATGTCAATCGAACTTACATTGATTTGATATAAACAACGTTAGTAACAAAATGCATGAGGGATGTATAGCATGGCTACAGGTACAGTAAAATGGTTTAACAATGCCAAAGGGTTTGGCTTTATTTGTCCAGAAGGTGAAGAAGGCGATATCTTTGCGCACTACTCCACAATACAAATGGAAGGTTACAGAACCTTAAAGGCTGGTCAGCAAGTCGACTATGAAGTAGAAAGTGGACCTAAAGGCTCGCACGCTAGCTCCGTTGTTCCTGTAGAAGGCAGTGCAAGTAAATAGGCAAAGCTGCCATATCGTGTTGACCTAAATAGCACTATTAGAACGTTAAAAGACTATGAAAACCGCTCCTTTAATACCTATACGTAGGTTAAATGAGCGGTTTTTTTGATCTTGGGTGAGACATATATTCTGCGTATAGGCAGTTTGATACCGGGTTTGACAGTGAAATAGGCAGAAACAAAAAAGACGCTTTAACGATTACATTAAAGCGTCTTTTATTATGTCATCTGTAAGCGCTTTAGAAAGAACTCACAGAAACGCTGCATTCTAAGCGTCGATAAATGCGTTTAATGTAGCACTTGGGCGCATCAGTGCAGAAACTAGTGCATCATCAAATAGGTAGTAACCACCTAAGTCACCAGCAACACCTTGTGCGTTATTTAGCTCAGCGACAATTGATTCTTCGCTTTCAGCTAACTGGCTTGCCACTGCTGCAAATTCAGCTGCAAGGTCTGCATCAGCAGTTTGCTCTGCAAGTGCTTTAGCCCAGTACGCCGCTAGGTAGTAGTGGCTACCACGGTTATCAAGCTCACCTACTCGACGTGATGGTGACTTGTTGTTGTCTAGGAATTCACCGGTCGCTTTATCAAGCGCATCAGCGAGAACTTGAGCCTTAGCGTTACCAGTAACCACGCTTAGGTGCTCTAGAGATGCAGCTAATGCCAAGAATTCACCAAGAGAATCCCAACGCAAGTGGTTTTCTTTCTCTACTTGTTGAACGTGCTTAGGAGCAGAACCGCCAGCACCCGTTTCAAACAGACCACCACCGTTCATTAGTGGAACGATTGATAGCATTTTAGCCGATGTGCCAAGCTCTAGGATTGGGAACAGGTCAGTTAGGTAATCACGCAGTACGTTACCAGTTACCGAAATTGTATCTAGACCTTCTTTAATACGAACTAGAGAGAACTTGGTCGCTTCCAATGGAGAAAGAATCTTCAGTTCTAGACCATCTGTATCATGCTCAGGTAGGTAAGCATTCACTTTCTTAATAAGCTCTGCGTCGTGTGCGCGAGATTCGTCTAGCCAGAATACTGCTGGAGTAGCTGAAGCACGAGCACGTGTCACAGCAAGCTTAACCCAATCTTGGATTGGTGCATCTTTAACCTGACACATACGGAAGATGTCGCCTTCCTCTACGTCTTGTTCTAGAAGTACAGAACCTGAAGCATCAACCACTTGAACCTGACCAGCAGCTTCAAGAATGAATGTCTTATCATGAGAACCATACTCTTCTGCTTTTTGAGCCATTAGACCTACGTTTGGTACGCTACCCATAGTTGTTGGGTCGAACGCGCCGTTCTCTTTACAGAAATCAATTACTGCTTGGTAGATGCTCGCGTAGCTACGATCTGGGATCATTGCTTTGGTATCTTTTTGCTTACCTTCCGGGTCCCACATTTGGCCAGAAGAACGCAGCATTGCAGGCATAGATGCATCAACAATGATGTCACTTGGTACGTGCAGGTTAGTGATACCACGGTCTGAATCAACCATCGCAAGTGGTGGCTGAGTTTCGTAAACCGCTTGTAAGTCAGCTTCAATTGCCGCTTTTTGATCTTGAGGCAGTGACGCGATCTTAGCGTATACATCACCGATGCCGTTGTTCACATCAACACCTAGCTCTTCAAAAAGCTGACCGTGCTTAGCGAAAACGTCTTTGTAGTAAACCTTAACCGCGTGACCAAAGATCACAGGGTCAGAGACTTTCATCATGGTTGCTTTCATGTGTAGAGAAAGCAGTACGCCTTGCTCTTTCGCTGACGCGATTTCTTTTTGAAAGAATGCCACTAGAGCTGCTTTGTTCATCACTGAAGCATCGATGATCTCTTTATCTTGTAGTGCAAATGCTGGCTTCAATGTTTTCTTAGCGCCATCTTTACCTACAAACTCAATGCTTACTTCTGTCGCACCGTTGATTGTTGTCGATTTTTCGCTACCGAAGAAGTCTTTATCTTCCATACTTGCAACATGCGACTTAGAGTCTGCTGACCAAGCACCCATTGAGTGCGGGTTTTTCTTCGCGTAGTTTTTAACTGAAAGCGGTGCACGGCGGTCTGAGTTACCTTCACGCAATACTGGGTTTACTGCACTACCCTTGATCTTATCGTAAGTCGCTTTTACTGCTTTCTCTTCGTCAGTGTTTGCTTCTTCTGGGTAGTTTGGAAGTGCGTAGCCTTTTGATTGTAGCTCTTTGATTGTTGCTTGTAGTTGAGGTACTGATGCAGAGATGTTTGGAAGCTTGATGATGTTCGCTTCTGGTGTCTTAGCCAATTCACCTAGTTCTGCTAGTGCATCACCAATACGTTGTTCTTCGTTCAAGTAGTCAGGGAAGTTGGCAATAATGCGCCCTGCAAGTGAAATGTCGCGAGTATCAACGTCAATACCTGAAGAAGCTGTAAAAGATTGAATGATTGGCAGTAGAGAGTAAGTTGCTAGTGCCGGAGCTTCATCTGTAATGGTATAGATGATAGTTGGTTTTTCAGTAGGCATGAAATTTCCCTATAGTTCTTACAAGCTCACATGAATAGTGAGATGTTATAAATTGACCAGTAAGCGACTCTGAGAGTGAAAACTGCTTACTCGATAGTCGTACTCTATCTTATTTTTCATGCAATCTAATGACAGCATGAACCAAATCCGTGAGCGCGTTGTTATAATAAAACACGTTGGTATAATTAAACAAATCAGGCTCAAGAGTCCATAAACTTGTTCTATTTTGTGTCTTTTAGGCGCGCAAATGATAGCTCAATTCCGTTTTAGTGAAAACTTTTCAGCACACTTCGTTTACATTTTTGCAAGGTAGTTAACATGTCTACTCGCTCACGCAGCGCTTCTCGTTCAGACAAACCAGCTCGTTCTGGCGCCAAATTAAAACAAAACGGCAACAAGCAGGGCCGGAACAGTGATAGAAATAACACTGGCAATTCACACAAGAAATCGCATTCAAGTAAGCACAGATACAAACCTAAAACGGCAAACACAAAACCTAAAATTGCACTCGAAGATCGCAAAATCATTTTGTTCAACAAGCCATTCGATACTTTAAGCCAGTTCACTGATGGTGAAGGCAGAAAGACGCTCGCCGACTTTATTCCAGTAAAAGACGTTTATGCTGCCGGACGACTTGATCGTGACAGTGAAGGGTTAATGGTTTTAACCAATGACGGTATCTTTCAAGCCAAGTTAACTCAACCAAACTCAAAATCACCAAAGACTTACTGGGTGCAGGTTGAAGGCGCACCTTCTGAGGAGGATTTAGATAAATTGAGAAAAGGCGTCGAACTAAAAGATGGTATGACGCTGCCTGCAAAAGTTGAGTTAATGGCAGAGCCAGAGATATGGGACAGAAATCCACCGGTAAGATTCAGAGCTGCAATACCAACGACCTGGTTAGCGATTACTATCATCGAAGGGCGTAACCGTCAGGTAAGGCGAATGACAGCGAATATCGGTTTCCCTACCCTGCGTTTAATCCGTTACTCAATGGGTGACATGAACGTAGGGCAACTCCAGCCAGGTGAATGGAAAGAGATTTAATAAAAGACTAGATAGAAATGAAAAAGCGAGGTGTCTGTTACATAAGAACACCTCGCTCTAAAAACTTTTGATCTTATTTTTGGTCAATCAACCATTTTTGAAATGCTTTACGCTCTTCTTCACTGGCTCTTGAATACCAAAGCTTAAGTTGAAGCGTATTTTCAGACTCTTGAACCGTGCTATCAGCAGCAACAGTCGCACCAACCACAGCACCAGTTTGAACCGCGGCTAATTC
Encoded here:
- a CDS encoding arginyltransferase, with the protein product MNPDLQQIRIGLTDNHACSYLPHLEERVAVTLDEHMHTSENYEVLLANGFRRSGATIYKPHCDNCSACQAIRLSIPDVKFSKSQRRILNKAKSFRWELKDKMDENWFDLYSRYITTRHRSGTMYPPKKEEFLQFSQNEWLTTKFMHIYNETDLVGIAVTDVMSHCTSAFYTFFDPDIDISMGTLGVLFQIQHAQKEHKQWLYLGYQIDECPAMNYKVRFQRHQRLVNQRWQG
- the infA gene encoding translation initiation factor IF-1 → MAKEDVIEMQGTVLDTLPNTMFRVELENGHVVTAHISGKMRKNYIRILTGDKVTVEMTPYDLSKGRIVFRAR
- the clpA gene encoding ATP-dependent Clp protease ATP-binding subunit ClpA, which translates into the protein MLNKELESSLNGAFARARDKRHEFMTVEHLLLALLENDAAKEALQACQADLDALRNELDIFIDQTTPLIPESDETRETQPTLSFQRVLQRAVFHVQSSGRSEVTGANVLVAIFSEQESHAAYLLKKNDISRLDIVNFISHGITKASNEGDSASSSDSFGGAENAEEANSEDRLENFATNLNEVAKQGNIDPLIGRDKELERTIQVLCRRRKNNPLLVGEAGVGKTAIAEGLAWRIVEGQVPEIIQSSVIYSLDIGSLLAGTKYRGDFEKRFKAILKQLEKEEDAILFIDEIHTIIGAGAASGGQVDAANLIKPLLSSGKLRCIGSTTYQEYSSIFEKERALSRRFQKIDIVEPSLDDTTKILIGLKPKYEAHHEVRYTNKALRAAVELSAKYINERHLPDKAIDVIDEAGARSRLAPASRRKKTVSVADIESMVAKMARIPEKSVSSSDKDTLQKLDDRMKMLVFGQDSAIDVLSEAIKLTRAGLGADNKPVGSFLFAGPTGVGKTEVTVQLSKLMGIELLRFDMSEYGERHSVSRLIGAPPGYVGYDQGGLLTDAVIKNPHSVVLLDEIEKAHPDIFNLLLQVMDNGTLTDNNGRKADFRNVILVMTTNAGVAETEKKSIGLIQQDHAPDAMGEIKKVFTPEFRNRLDNIIWFNSLDPSVISQVVDKFIVELQVQLDARGVSLEVSEDARHWLADKGYDKTMGARPMGRVIQEKLKKPLANELLFGSLVDGGTVKVTLKKDELHFVYVGAKEEVMH
- the clpS gene encoding ATP-dependent Clp protease adapter ClpS, whose amino-acid sequence is MSRNFEWASPGSDLLEKEATKVKPPAMYNVVLNNDDYTPMDFVIEILERFFSLDIEKATEVMLKVHYEGKAICGTYSAEIAETKVAQVTMYSKENEHPLLCTMEQV
- the cspD gene encoding cold shock domain-containing protein CspD, with protein sequence MATGTVKWFNNAKGFGFICPEGEEGDIFAHYSTIQMEGYRTLKAGQQVDYEVESGPKGSHASSVVPVEGSASK
- a CDS encoding NADP-dependent isocitrate dehydrogenase, with product MPTEKPTIIYTITDEAPALATYSLLPIIQSFTASSGIDVDTRDISLAGRIIANFPDYLNEEQRIGDALAELGELAKTPEANIIKLPNISASVPQLQATIKELQSKGYALPNYPEEANTDEEKAVKATYDKIKGSAVNPVLREGNSDRRAPLSVKNYAKKNPHSMGAWSADSKSHVASMEDKDFFGSEKSTTINGATEVSIEFVGKDGAKKTLKPAFALQDKEIIDASVMNKAALVAFFQKEIASAKEQGVLLSLHMKATMMKVSDPVIFGHAVKVYYKDVFAKHGQLFEELGVDVNNGIGDVYAKIASLPQDQKAAIEADLQAVYETQPPLAMVDSDRGITNLHVPSDIIVDASMPAMLRSSGQMWDPEGKQKDTKAMIPDRSYASIYQAVIDFCKENGAFDPTTMGSVPNVGLMAQKAEEYGSHDKTFILEAAGQVQVVDASGSVLLEQDVEEGDIFRMCQVKDAPIQDWVKLAVTRARASATPAVFWLDESRAHDAELIKKVNAYLPEHDTDGLELKILSPLEATKFSLVRIKEGLDTISVTGNVLRDYLTDLFPILELGTSAKMLSIVPLMNGGGLFETGAGGSAPKHVQQVEKENHLRWDSLGEFLALAASLEHLSVVTGNAKAQVLADALDKATGEFLDNNKSPSRRVGELDNRGSHYYLAAYWAKALAEQTADADLAAEFAAVASQLAESEESIVAELNNAQGVAGDLGGYYLFDDALVSALMRPSATLNAFIDA
- a CDS encoding pseudouridine synthase; this translates as MSTRSRSASRSDKPARSGAKLKQNGNKQGRNSDRNNTGNSHKKSHSSKHRYKPKTANTKPKIALEDRKIILFNKPFDTLSQFTDGEGRKTLADFIPVKDVYAAGRLDRDSEGLMVLTNDGIFQAKLTQPNSKSPKTYWVQVEGAPSEEDLDKLRKGVELKDGMTLPAKVELMAEPEIWDRNPPVRFRAAIPTTWLAITIIEGRNRQVRRMTANIGFPTLRLIRYSMGDMNVGQLQPGEWKEI